In one Curtobacterium citreum genomic region, the following are encoded:
- the dhaL gene encoding dihydroxyacetone kinase subunit DhaL has product MTTEATTHLESTVRLIANTCVENERYFCDLDAVAGDGDFGYSLARGFENVLAGFDDYDRSDPGTFLQQVAMTMSSRIGGTSGPIWGTAFLRAAGVVKGKDDLTAEDVVAMLRAAVEGIKKRGGADLGDKTLLDAIVPMTDAIESDAADGRDGAAIARHAAEVARQAADETSALEARRGRASYTGERSIGSPDPGAVAVAVLAERIADEW; this is encoded by the coding sequence ATGACCACCGAAGCCACCACCCACCTCGAGTCCACCGTGCGGCTCATCGCGAACACCTGCGTCGAGAACGAGCGGTACTTCTGCGACCTCGACGCGGTGGCCGGCGACGGCGACTTCGGCTACTCCCTCGCCCGCGGGTTCGAGAACGTGCTCGCCGGGTTCGACGACTACGACCGGTCGGACCCGGGGACCTTCCTGCAGCAGGTCGCGATGACGATGAGCAGCCGCATCGGCGGGACGTCGGGTCCGATCTGGGGCACCGCGTTCCTGCGGGCGGCCGGGGTCGTCAAGGGCAAGGACGACCTGACCGCAGAGGACGTCGTGGCGATGCTCCGCGCCGCGGTCGAGGGGATCAAGAAGCGCGGTGGCGCCGACCTCGGCGACAAGACGCTCCTCGACGCGATCGTCCCGATGACCGACGCGATCGAGTCCGACGCGGCGGACGGCCGGGACGGCGCCGCGATCGCCCGACACGCCGCCGAGGTCGCACGCCAGGCAGCGGACGAGACCTCGGCGCTCGAGGCCCGCCGTGGGCGTGCGTCGTACACGGGGGAGCGCAGCATCGGCTCGCCCGACCCCGGCGCGGTCGCCGTCGCGGTGCTCGCGGAGCGTATCGCCGACGAGTGGTGA
- a CDS encoding GntR family transcriptional regulator has product MVDEVDRDSAVPIYQQLEDIFTAKIASGEWAPSQRIPSENELNRHYGTSRMTVRGVLTKLTTDGVLHRVPGKGTFVAPEKISAVSPAYRGIREQLEVLGYDITTTLVSIDRAPAPARIRDRLGLGRTDDVFAIVRLRSVDGKPLSVHRSFVPAALAPTLDALDVVEEQLCVVLEDAFGLAMHDVAEGLEAVAVAEADAGLLGLRRGDPALQLTDVIADRAGTTFEYSTIVFRGDRMRLQFDYTRP; this is encoded by the coding sequence GTGGTCGACGAGGTGGACCGCGACTCCGCCGTGCCCATCTACCAGCAGCTCGAGGACATCTTCACGGCGAAGATCGCGAGCGGCGAGTGGGCGCCGAGCCAACGGATCCCGTCCGAGAACGAGTTGAACCGGCACTACGGGACCAGCCGGATGACGGTGCGCGGCGTCCTGACGAAGCTGACCACCGACGGCGTGCTCCACCGGGTCCCCGGCAAGGGCACGTTCGTCGCGCCCGAGAAGATCAGCGCGGTCTCCCCGGCGTACCGCGGCATCCGCGAGCAGCTCGAGGTGCTCGGCTACGACATCACCACGACGCTCGTGTCGATCGACCGGGCCCCGGCGCCAGCCCGCATCCGGGACCGCCTGGGCCTCGGCCGCACCGACGACGTCTTCGCGATCGTCCGGCTGCGGTCCGTCGACGGCAAGCCCCTCAGCGTGCACCGGTCGTTCGTCCCGGCGGCCCTCGCGCCCACCCTCGACGCGCTGGACGTCGTCGAGGAACAGCTCTGCGTCGTGCTCGAGGACGCCTTCGGCCTGGCGATGCACGACGTCGCGGAGGGGCTCGAGGCCGTCGCCGTGGCCGAGGCCGACGCCGGGCTGCTCGGCCTGCGTCGGGGCGACCCGGCGCTGCAGCTCACCGACGTCATCGCCGACCGGGCCGGGACGACGTTCGAGTACTCGACGATCGTGTTCCGTGGCGACCGGATGCGGCTGCAGTTCGACTACACGCGCCCCTGA
- a CDS encoding FAD-dependent oxidoreductase produces MTSDPTDVLVVGGGPVGLLAAVLLAAEGVDVRVWERRSTAPTGSRAIGIHPPSLAVFDRVGLAGPVLAEAVPVRRGVATSRGRTLGTLSFEHVSDPFPFVAALDQHRTETLLRERLAALAPHALRTGTTVTALHPGRGHVAVSGSGPDGAPVPVRARFVVGADGARSTVRDLLGIRTTGRTYPEHYVMGDFADTGDAPVDTAVVDVGPGGVLESFPLPGGRRRAVALVTGPATRPSGTDGTEAGRASRLAALVRERTGTSPDPATCSMVSAFRTRRRTADRVGVGRVVLVGDAAHEISPIGGQGMNLGWLDVAALAPLLADAVRSGDAGPWPAYAATRQAAAARAARQAEANTALGRPARGALLVGREALLRSVLALPSARWLASTYAMEWA; encoded by the coding sequence GTGACCTCCGACCCGACCGACGTCCTCGTGGTGGGCGGCGGCCCGGTCGGCCTCCTCGCCGCCGTGCTGCTCGCCGCCGAGGGCGTCGACGTGCGCGTCTGGGAACGCCGGAGCACGGCGCCGACGGGCTCGCGGGCGATCGGCATCCACCCGCCCTCGCTCGCGGTGTTCGACCGGGTCGGGCTCGCCGGTCCCGTCCTGGCCGAGGCGGTCCCCGTCCGCCGCGGGGTCGCGACGAGCCGCGGCCGCACCCTCGGGACGCTGTCGTTCGAGCACGTCTCGGACCCGTTCCCGTTCGTCGCCGCGCTCGACCAGCACCGCACCGAGACACTCCTGCGTGAGCGGCTCGCGGCCCTCGCACCGCACGCCCTCCGCACCGGCACCACGGTCACCGCGCTCCACCCGGGGCGCGGGCACGTCGCCGTCTCCGGCTCCGGCCCGGACGGCGCACCGGTGCCGGTCCGCGCGCGGTTCGTCGTCGGCGCGGACGGCGCCAGGAGCACCGTGCGCGACCTGCTCGGCATCCGCACCACCGGCCGGACCTACCCCGAGCACTACGTCATGGGCGACTTCGCGGACACCGGCGACGCCCCGGTGGACACCGCGGTCGTCGACGTCGGCCCCGGCGGCGTCCTCGAGTCCTTCCCGCTGCCCGGCGGTCGCCGTCGCGCCGTCGCGCTCGTCACCGGCCCGGCCACGCGACCGTCGGGCACCGACGGGACGGAGGCGGGGCGTGCCTCCCGGCTGGCCGCGCTCGTCCGCGAGCGCACCGGCACGTCCCCCGACCCGGCGACCTGCTCGATGGTGAGTGCGTTCCGGACCCGGCGTCGCACCGCCGACCGGGTGGGCGTCGGGCGCGTCGTCCTGGTCGGCGACGCCGCGCACGAGATCAGCCCGATCGGCGGGCAGGGCATGAACCTCGGGTGGCTGGACGTCGCGGCGCTCGCGCCGCTCCTGGCCGACGCGGTCCGCTCCGGTGACGCGGGTCCGTGGCCCGCGTACGCGGCGACCCGGCAGGCGGCCGCGGCGCGCGCCGCGCGGCAGGCGGAGGCGAACACGGCACTCGGTCGCCCGGCTCGCGGTGCGCTGCTGGTCGGACGGGAGGCACTGCTCCGGTCCGTCCTGGCACTCCCGTCCGCCAGGTGGCTCGCCTCGACGTACGCGATGGAGTGGGCCTGA
- a CDS encoding class II fructose-bisphosphate aldolase, which produces MDVSTRTLTRTARDGGYAVPAVNVFDELSMRAVIAAAVRTGAPLVVQISVKTVKASGTAFTTDLFRALTRDVPVPVALHLDHCPDRAVLDDVIAAGWSSVLFDASDRGFDDAVRETAEVTAAAHAAGVDVESEIENILGVEDGVGSDESRHAYSVEQLAEVAERTDSDLLAPQLGTSHGLYKADPVLLPERAAELAALTDRPIVLHGGTGLSRDDFRSFIDAGVSKINISTAVKHAYMRASLEHLEQARATDSWDPPKLVTAIESAVTDVIAEHVTWFGADGKAGRS; this is translated from the coding sequence ATGGACGTGTCCACCAGGACGTTGACCAGGACCGCACGGGACGGCGGGTACGCCGTACCGGCCGTGAACGTGTTCGACGAGCTGAGCATGCGGGCGGTGATCGCCGCGGCGGTCCGGACCGGGGCGCCGCTCGTCGTGCAGATCTCCGTGAAGACCGTGAAGGCCTCCGGGACCGCCTTCACCACCGACCTGTTCCGCGCGCTCACCCGGGACGTCCCGGTGCCGGTCGCGCTGCACCTCGACCACTGTCCGGACCGGGCGGTGCTCGACGACGTCATCGCCGCGGGGTGGTCCAGCGTGCTCTTCGACGCGTCCGACCGCGGGTTCGACGACGCGGTCCGCGAAACCGCCGAGGTCACCGCCGCGGCGCACGCCGCCGGGGTGGACGTCGAGTCGGAGATCGAGAACATCCTCGGGGTCGAGGACGGCGTGGGCAGCGACGAGTCCCGGCACGCGTACTCGGTCGAGCAACTGGCGGAGGTCGCCGAGCGGACCGACAGCGACCTGCTCGCGCCGCAGCTGGGCACGAGCCACGGACTGTACAAGGCGGACCCGGTGCTGCTGCCCGAGCGCGCCGCCGAGCTCGCCGCCCTGACCGACCGGCCGATCGTGCTCCACGGCGGCACGGGGCTGAGCCGCGACGACTTCCGGTCGTTCATCGACGCCGGGGTGTCGAAGATCAACATCTCGACCGCGGTGAAGCACGCGTACATGCGCGCCTCGCTCGAGCACCTCGAACAGGCACGGGCGACGGACAGCTGGGACCCGCCGAAGCTCGTCACCGCGATCGAGTCCGCCGTCACCGACGTCATCGCCGAGCACGTCACGTGGTTCGGCGCGGACGGCAAGGCCGGTCGGTCGTGA
- the dhaK gene encoding dihydroxyacetone kinase subunit DhaK encodes MKKFVNDPKQFVPDMLKGLALANPDTLTYDPKANLIVRADAPRDDKVSIVQGSGSGHEPAHVMVVGKGMLDAACPGDVFAAPPTDYVIEAARRVNSPKGVLLLVNNYTGDKMAFEMAEEFAEAEGITVATLFIDDDVAVKDSTYTIGRRGVAGNFFVIKAVGAAAEAGADLDEVVRVGKKVNSVTRTMGVALTACTPPAKGSPLFELGDDEIEVGVGIHGEPGRARQKIVPADEIVDILLDPIVSDLPFSDGDEVALMVNGLGGTPISELYLLYGIAHEKLVAQGITPVRSYVGEYCTSLDMAGASITLVKLDDEVKELLAAPAEIPIRTF; translated from the coding sequence GTGAAGAAGTTCGTCAACGACCCGAAGCAGTTCGTCCCGGACATGCTGAAGGGTCTGGCCCTCGCCAACCCCGACACCCTGACCTACGACCCGAAGGCGAACCTGATCGTCCGCGCCGACGCCCCGCGCGACGACAAGGTCTCGATCGTCCAGGGGTCCGGCTCCGGGCACGAGCCCGCGCACGTCATGGTCGTCGGCAAGGGCATGCTCGACGCGGCCTGCCCCGGGGACGTGTTCGCCGCGCCGCCGACCGACTACGTCATCGAGGCCGCCCGCCGGGTGAACAGCCCCAAGGGCGTGCTCCTGCTGGTCAACAACTACACGGGCGACAAGATGGCCTTCGAGATGGCGGAGGAGTTCGCCGAGGCCGAGGGCATCACGGTCGCGACCCTGTTCATCGACGACGACGTCGCCGTGAAGGACTCCACGTACACGATCGGCCGTCGTGGCGTCGCCGGGAACTTCTTCGTGATCAAGGCGGTCGGCGCCGCGGCCGAGGCCGGCGCCGACCTCGACGAGGTCGTCCGGGTCGGGAAGAAGGTCAACTCGGTGACCCGGACCATGGGCGTCGCCCTCACGGCGTGCACCCCGCCCGCCAAGGGCTCGCCGCTGTTCGAACTCGGCGACGACGAGATCGAGGTCGGCGTCGGCATCCACGGTGAACCCGGACGCGCACGGCAGAAGATCGTCCCGGCGGACGAGATCGTCGACATCCTGCTCGACCCGATCGTGTCCGACCTGCCCTTCTCCGACGGCGACGAGGTCGCGCTCATGGTGAACGGACTCGGCGGCACCCCGATCAGCGAGCTCTACCTGCTCTACGGGATCGCGCACGAGAAGCTCGTCGCGCAGGGCATCACCCCCGTGCGGAGCTACGTCGGCGAGTACTGCACCTCGCTCGACATGGCCGGCGCCTCGATCACGCTCGTGAAGCTCGACGACGAGGTCAAGGAGCTCCTCGCCGCCCCCGCCGAGATCCCGATCCGCACGTTCTGA
- a CDS encoding HAD-IA family hydrolase, with product MTRALVFDCDGVLADTERDGHLPAFNQTFEHFDLPVRWSQDDYAEVLRIGGGKERLASLLTPEFVERAGLPTDPEEQRALVAEWHAEKTRRYTAMVREGVMPGRPGIARIVHEAHDAGWLLAVASTSAEASVRAVLEHAVGEDAADWFAVFAGDVVPRKKPAPDVYELALRELGVTAADAVVVEDSANGLRAALGAGLTTVVTVSSYTADEDFTGAALVVDRLGDLPDEPAHVLADPHHVEVPGRVTLDTLTQLPTGGRR from the coding sequence GTGACCCGCGCGCTCGTCTTCGACTGCGACGGCGTGCTCGCCGACACCGAGCGCGACGGGCACCTGCCGGCGTTCAACCAGACGTTCGAGCACTTCGACCTGCCGGTCCGGTGGAGCCAGGACGACTACGCCGAGGTGCTCAGGATCGGCGGCGGGAAGGAGCGGCTGGCGTCCCTGTTGACGCCGGAGTTCGTCGAGCGCGCCGGCCTACCGACCGATCCCGAGGAACAGCGGGCCCTGGTGGCCGAGTGGCACGCCGAGAAGACCCGGCGGTACACCGCGATGGTCCGCGAGGGGGTGATGCCCGGGCGGCCCGGCATCGCCAGGATCGTGCACGAGGCACACGACGCGGGCTGGCTGCTCGCGGTGGCCTCGACCTCGGCCGAGGCGTCGGTCCGCGCGGTGCTCGAGCACGCCGTGGGCGAGGACGCCGCCGACTGGTTCGCGGTCTTCGCGGGCGACGTCGTCCCGCGCAAGAAGCCCGCGCCCGACGTGTACGAGCTGGCGCTCCGGGAGCTCGGCGTCACCGCGGCAGATGCGGTCGTCGTCGAGGACAGCGCGAACGGGCTCCGGGCAGCGCTCGGCGCCGGACTCACCACGGTCGTCACCGTCAGCAGCTACACGGCCGACGAGGACTTCACCGGCGCGGCGCTCGTGGTCGACCGGCTCGGCGACCTGCCCGACGAGCCGGCACACGTGCTCGCGGACCCCCACCACGTCGAGGTGCCCGGACGGGTGACCCTCGACACCCTCACCCAGCTCCCGACCGGAGGACGACGATGA
- the fdhA gene encoding formaldehyde dehydrogenase, glutathione-independent — MASNHAVAYKGPGKVEVIETDYPTFELKDGPGVNPANVGRKVNHGAILRTVATNICGSDQHMVRGRTTAPSDLVLGHEITGEVVEVGSDVEFIKVGDIVSVPFNIACGRCRNCKERKTGICLNVNPDRPGSAYGYVDMGGWVGGQAEYVLVPYADWNLLKFPDRDQALEKILDLAMLSDIFPTGFHGAVTAGVEVGSTVYVAGAGPVGLAAATGAMLLGASVVIVGDMNADRLAQARSFGCETVDLTKGDPAEQIDQILGEPLVDCGIDAVGFEAKGHGAGSGEEAPATVLNSLMDITAAGGALGIPGLYVTGDPGGVDEAAKKGALSLSLGTGWAKSLSFTTGQCPVMKYNRQLMMAILHDRTSIAKNVNAKPIGLDEAPRGYEEFDKGAATKYVLNPNGLIPAA; from the coding sequence ATGGCGAGCAACCACGCAGTCGCGTACAAGGGGCCGGGCAAGGTCGAGGTCATCGAGACCGACTACCCGACGTTCGAGCTCAAGGACGGACCCGGTGTGAACCCGGCGAACGTCGGGCGCAAGGTCAACCACGGGGCGATCCTCCGTACGGTGGCGACGAACATCTGCGGCAGCGACCAGCACATGGTCCGCGGCCGCACCACCGCGCCGAGCGACCTCGTCCTCGGTCACGAGATCACCGGCGAGGTCGTCGAGGTGGGCTCGGACGTCGAGTTCATCAAGGTCGGCGACATCGTCTCCGTCCCGTTCAACATCGCGTGCGGTCGCTGTCGGAACTGCAAGGAGCGGAAGACCGGCATCTGCCTCAACGTCAACCCGGACCGCCCGGGGAGCGCGTACGGCTACGTCGACATGGGCGGCTGGGTCGGTGGACAGGCCGAGTACGTCCTCGTGCCGTACGCCGACTGGAACCTGCTGAAGTTCCCGGACCGCGACCAGGCGCTCGAGAAGATCCTCGACCTCGCGATGCTCTCCGACATCTTCCCGACCGGCTTCCACGGCGCGGTCACCGCCGGCGTCGAGGTCGGTTCGACCGTGTACGTCGCCGGTGCGGGGCCGGTCGGCCTCGCGGCTGCGACCGGGGCGATGCTGCTCGGCGCCAGCGTGGTGATCGTCGGCGACATGAACGCCGACCGCCTGGCCCAGGCGCGCAGCTTCGGCTGCGAGACCGTCGACCTGACGAAGGGCGACCCCGCCGAGCAGATCGACCAGATCCTCGGCGAACCGCTCGTCGACTGCGGCATCGACGCCGTCGGCTTCGAGGCCAAGGGCCACGGCGCCGGATCCGGGGAAGAGGCACCGGCGACGGTCCTCAACTCGCTCATGGACATCACGGCAGCCGGTGGCGCCCTGGGCATCCCCGGGCTCTACGTCACGGGTGACCCGGGCGGCGTCGACGAGGCCGCCAAGAAGGGTGCCCTGTCCCTCAGCCTCGGCACCGGCTGGGCGAAGTCGCTGTCCTTCACGACGGGGCAGTGCCCGGTCATGAAGTACAACCGGCAGCTGATGATGGCGATCCTGCACGACCGCACGAGCATCGCGAAGAACGTGAACGCGAAGCCGATCGGCCTCGACGAGGCCCCGCGTGGCTACGAGGAGTTCGACAAGGGCGCGGCGACGAAGTACGTCCTCAACCCGAACGGCCTCATCCCCGCGGCCTGA
- a CDS encoding UbiA family prenyltransferase, translated as MDAPHRPRASRPSTLRLLFASSHPGPTVTVTVLATVIAVAVGHPLGTVLLVALAVVAGQLSIGLANDWIDADRDRAVGRSDKPVARGLVAASTVRTAAFVTAAVAVLASVFLGPVAAVAHLVLVAAGWAYDAGLKRTAWSVAPFLVAFGLLPVVAVAAGGGAWPAWWAVATGAVFGIAIHCTNVLPDLLDDAATGVRGFPHRLGLRGAGVLAFGSLVVAAGLVLGGQLAGADPARGGAAVLAVVGALVVVVLAVVGIRFVLVGRPTRALFRLVIASSLVLVVELGVAGARLVA; from the coding sequence GTGGACGCACCGCACCGACCCCGGGCCAGCCGACCGTCGACCCTGCGGCTGCTGTTCGCGTCCTCGCACCCCGGGCCGACCGTCACCGTCACGGTCCTCGCCACGGTGATCGCCGTCGCGGTCGGGCACCCGCTCGGCACCGTGCTGCTCGTCGCGCTCGCCGTGGTGGCGGGGCAGCTGTCGATCGGCCTGGCGAACGACTGGATCGACGCGGACCGCGACCGGGCCGTCGGCCGCTCCGACAAGCCCGTTGCACGGGGCCTCGTCGCAGCCTCGACCGTCCGGACCGCCGCGTTCGTCACGGCCGCGGTCGCGGTGCTCGCGAGCGTGTTCCTCGGTCCGGTCGCGGCCGTCGCGCACCTCGTGCTCGTCGCCGCGGGGTGGGCCTACGACGCGGGGCTCAAGCGCACGGCCTGGTCCGTCGCACCGTTCCTGGTTGCCTTCGGACTGCTGCCGGTCGTCGCGGTCGCCGCCGGCGGCGGCGCCTGGCCTGCCTGGTGGGCGGTCGCGACCGGCGCGGTGTTCGGCATCGCGATCCACTGCACGAACGTCCTCCCCGACCTGCTCGACGACGCGGCCACGGGTGTTCGGGGCTTCCCGCACCGCCTCGGCCTGCGCGGAGCCGGCGTCCTCGCGTTCGGGTCGCTCGTCGTCGCCGCGGGGCTCGTGCTCGGCGGGCAGCTGGCCGGAGCCGACCCGGCTCGCGGCGGGGCGGCGGTCCTCGCGGTCGTCGGGGCACTCGTGGTGGTGGTGCTCGCGGTGGTCGGGATCCGGTTCGTCCTGGTGGGGCGACCGACCCGCGCCCTGTTCCGGCTCGTGATCGCGTCGTCCCTCGTCCTCGTGGTCGAGCTCGGCGTCGCCGGTGCCCGACTCGTCGCCTGA